The Microcoleus sp. FACHB-68 genome includes a region encoding these proteins:
- a CDS encoding regulatory protein RecX, which produces MSSCIDYFYNILSRRDYSAAELRKKAHEKGFEQSEVLEAINYLQEMGAQSDSKLAANLIASYTKKYGKSVMRRKCMEKGISMDLFDQAWNEHLEQMEGEEIDQLAGLKAKVMRKYSIDTFRQLDPKTKSKLWNYLQYRGFNPFELLQKWQIEEEALD; this is translated from the coding sequence ATGAGCAGTTGTATTGACTATTTCTATAACATTTTGTCTCGCCGCGACTATAGCGCTGCCGAACTTCGCAAAAAAGCACATGAGAAAGGCTTTGAGCAAAGCGAAGTTTTAGAAGCGATTAATTACCTTCAAGAAATGGGCGCTCAATCCGATTCAAAGTTAGCGGCTAACCTAATTGCCTCTTATACAAAAAAATATGGCAAATCTGTGATGAGGCGCAAATGCATGGAAAAAGGAATTTCTATGGATTTGTTTGATCAAGCCTGGAACGAACACCTTGAACAAATGGAGGGTGAGGAAATAGATCAACTGGCTGGATTAAAAGCTAAAGTGATGCGAAAGTACAGTATCGATACTTTTCGCCAGCTCGATCCAAAAACCAAATCAAAGTTATGGAATTACCTGCAATATCGCGGGTTTAATCCTTTTGAACTATTACAAAAATGGCAAATAGAAGAGGAAGCACTGGATTAA
- a CDS encoding DoxX family protein, with amino-acid sequence MKSQKEIWRVILAVAMVVVGVLHFAVPVPFVRIVPPQLPYPLELVYISGFFEILGGIGLLVPPVSRAAAWGLIALFIAVFPANINQAVNSIPIEGIPHIPILYWIRLPFQAVFIAWAWLYTPPNEGNQQASIIPNLPKLSKD; translated from the coding sequence ATGAAATCCCAAAAGGAAATTTGGCGCGTTATCCTTGCTGTCGCTATGGTAGTAGTCGGAGTGCTGCATTTTGCCGTACCCGTTCCATTTGTGAGAATCGTGCCACCGCAACTTCCGTATCCGCTAGAATTGGTCTATATTAGCGGCTTTTTTGAAATTTTGGGTGGAATCGGGCTATTAGTCCCGCCGGTGAGTCGTGCAGCAGCTTGGGGACTCATTGCACTTTTTATCGCTGTGTTTCCAGCCAATATTAACCAGGCTGTCAATAGCATCCCAATTGAAGGAATTCCTCACATTCCAATCCTCTATTGGATAAGGCTACCTTTCCAAGCAGTTTTTATAGCTTGGGCTTGGTTATATACCCCACCGAATGAGGGAAATCAGCAAGCTTCAATTATTCCTAATCTACCTAAATTAAGTAAAGACTAG
- a CDS encoding alpha/beta hydrolase, producing MSAHKFASFLPPAVNFLRESTSISLAQKIQQIPILTPLHSQPIATACVRQGIGGTPLVLLHGFDSSMLEFSRLLPLLANHNETWLFDLLGFGFTERLSGLSFTPATLKTHLYYCWKSLIDQPVILIGASMGGAAAIDFALTYPEAVKKLILINSLGYSSWLSIGQLLFPPFDYLAVEFWRQRKLQALTLGSLSGWDSHSLEALRCVCLHMEMPAWHEALSNFTKSGSYAGLEDKIPLLNTPTQILWGELDNDLGTDDARKFKQNIKNSQLIWLSNCGHTPHLEKPAPTAQHILEFR from the coding sequence ATGTCTGCACATAAATTTGCTAGCTTTCTGCCGCCGGCAGTCAACTTTTTAAGAGAATCTACCTCAATTTCTCTCGCCCAGAAAATCCAGCAAATTCCCATTCTTACACCCCTCCATTCCCAACCGATTGCCACCGCCTGCGTGCGACAAGGAATTGGTGGGACTCCCCTCGTCTTGCTGCATGGTTTTGATAGTTCTATGCTAGAGTTTTCCCGACTTCTTCCCCTCCTAGCTAACCACAACGAAACTTGGCTTTTTGATTTATTGGGATTTGGTTTTACAGAGCGACTATCAGGGCTTTCATTTACCCCGGCAACTCTTAAAACGCATCTTTATTATTGCTGGAAAAGCTTAATTGATCAACCAGTAATTTTAATAGGAGCTTCAATGGGCGGTGCCGCAGCAATTGATTTCGCGCTCACCTATCCCGAAGCCGTTAAAAAGCTAATTTTAATCAATAGCCTCGGTTATTCAAGTTGGTTGTCTATCGGGCAATTGTTATTTCCTCCTTTTGACTATTTAGCGGTTGAATTTTGGCGACAGCGAAAACTCCAAGCCTTGACACTTGGCAGCCTCAGCGGTTGGGATTCCCATTCGCTTGAGGCTTTAAGATGCGTTTGTTTACACATGGAAATGCCGGCTTGGCATGAAGCGTTGAGCAACTTTACCAAAAGTGGAAGTTACGCTGGGCTAGAGGATAAAATTCCCCTCCTCAATACCCCAACGCAAATTTTATGGGGAGAACTTGATAATGATTTGGGAACTGACGATGCGAGGAAGTTTAAGCAAAATATCAAGAATTCACAGCTCATTTGGCTCTCTAACTGCGGTCACACTCCCCATTTAGAAAAGCCGGCTCCTACTGCCCAACATATTCTAGAATTTAGGTAA
- a CDS encoding sigma factor-like helix-turn-helix DNA-binding protein has translation MNLALETTSDRQQDWEPENRKQLALEHLASYFEANCYHAARTIYINSIDRPWDEFLCLARVSIYDLNNLLKILAGYEASQGASLETYVQEVVIKTVKSATAVNKFSRWRLLCKTSDKELKEALQTAGQREPDISRCLFARKYFKQVYLMNKVKNPTRKAGQKWPDPDSEDFQAVAQCYNVEKSLAAAPHEVSAGSNINREQIQGWMEFCISALQNYPKSIIPSYSIEALQEVGHEVTSEQPQPAVKIEWQDVVETEDSGENWQKLASKTDLALRRHLQTLKPEQHKILLLYYGAGFTQKQVTVSLGITQGSISRRLDTIKIKLLKALAEMAQPNQWVAHYVSGWLEKDYQTPHHSDLIQAALVKAIKELEPVEREVLQLCYGQHLDEQKVAARLGMNQAEVTAKIRTAKHKLQDDLINRLNTWIKEYIEQWLTNLYQSLLYSSNKVLDTALKNQTEPDKFENILNECLRSFFN, from the coding sequence ATGAATCTAGCACTTGAAACAACTTCAGACCGGCAGCAAGATTGGGAACCAGAAAATAGGAAGCAGCTAGCATTAGAACACTTAGCAAGTTACTTTGAAGCAAATTGCTATCATGCTGCTAGAACTATATATATAAACTCAATTGATCGTCCGTGGGACGAATTCCTTTGTCTTGCTAGAGTCAGTATTTATGACCTCAACAATCTTTTGAAAATTTTAGCCGGTTATGAAGCTTCTCAAGGAGCAAGTCTAGAAACTTATGTTCAGGAAGTTGTTATAAAAACTGTTAAATCTGCAACGGCTGTTAATAAATTTTCGCGGTGGCGCTTGCTTTGTAAGACAAGTGATAAAGAGTTAAAAGAAGCGCTGCAAACAGCGGGACAACGGGAACCAGATATTTCTAGGTGTTTGTTTGCACGGAAATACTTTAAACAAGTTTATTTAATGAACAAAGTTAAAAACCCCACTCGGAAAGCCGGCCAAAAATGGCCCGATCCAGATAGTGAAGATTTTCAGGCAGTTGCTCAGTGTTACAACGTGGAAAAGTCCCTTGCTGCGGCACCGCATGAAGTGTCTGCCGGCTCAAACATTAACAGAGAGCAAATTCAAGGTTGGATGGAATTTTGCATTTCCGCTTTACAAAATTATCCCAAATCAATTATACCGAGCTATTCTATTGAAGCACTTCAAGAAGTTGGACATGAAGTTACGTCTGAACAACCTCAGCCGGCTGTAAAAATAGAATGGCAAGACGTTGTAGAAACAGAAGATTCTGGAGAAAATTGGCAAAAGTTGGCAAGTAAAACTGATTTAGCATTACGCCGGCATCTGCAAACTTTAAAACCAGAACAACACAAAATTTTACTACTATATTATGGAGCTGGATTCACACAAAAACAAGTGACAGTTAGTTTGGGAATTACACAAGGCTCGATTTCTCGCCGACTTGACACCATCAAAATTAAATTACTGAAAGCTTTAGCGGAAATGGCGCAACCTAATCAATGGGTGGCACATTATGTAAGTGGCTGGTTAGAAAAAGATTATCAAACTCCTCACCACTCAGATTTGATTCAAGCCGCTTTAGTTAAAGCAATCAAAGAACTTGAACCTGTAGAACGAGAAGTTTTACAGCTTTGCTATGGACAACATTTAGATGAACAAAAAGTTGCGGCTCGACTTGGCATGAACCAGGCAGAAGTGACGGCTAAAATTCGGACTGCAAAGCATAAGCTACAAGATGATTTAATCAATCGGCTTAATACATGGATTAAAGAATATATAGAGCAATGGTTAACAAATCTATATCAATCTTTGCTTTATTCATCTAATAAGGTTTTAGATACAGCCCTGAAAAATCAAACAGAACCGGACAAGTTTGAAAATATCTTAAATGAATGTTTGCGAAGTTTTTTCAATTAA
- a CDS encoding DUF1822 family protein: MFSGNQLQRSETNYLDLHILPAEQENAWQQAQCHSNPISRYNAYLNRLCVVTFLKWMEEWLTEEKSIATPSLWPNEESLSAIWEVVTGTAIQFGQTRLVLIPSDSADTKELCVPQEWVDNPKWAADYYIAVPINLDEDEDECSLQVCGFTTHRKLKNDGKYHHKERTYSLPIEALTENLSVMQITFGLSVREEVTELPILSEAEVTKLLQVLGDSSLYSPRLQIDVPFEKWAALLGNDQWRQQLYNRRMGDFVEAPSTPSPNNLSQWFQSIFNAGWQEMEEVLDILGTHPANLAYRNAGVRKPASNQQEAISTLIELLQNSRDQGTQLKIVDLLGHIAPNNEDAIQALTNLLNNTQNERTRREASLSLRKITRSHSQAGIRRAKIIDLGMQLNEHQVVLVVTLMPEAQEKTNIHLRVYPVAQQTYLPPNLHLIVVDESGETVLSVQSRNSDNAIQLEFKGDPGDFFSVKLALEDANVTENFVI; this comes from the coding sequence ATGTTTAGTGGCAATCAATTACAGCGTTCTGAAACAAATTATTTGGATTTGCATATCTTGCCGGCAGAACAAGAAAACGCATGGCAGCAAGCTCAGTGCCATTCAAATCCAATCTCCCGTTATAACGCTTATCTCAATCGTCTTTGTGTGGTGACTTTCCTCAAATGGATGGAGGAATGGCTTACAGAAGAAAAATCTATCGCTACACCTTCATTATGGCCTAATGAGGAAAGTTTATCTGCAATTTGGGAAGTTGTCACCGGCACAGCAATTCAATTTGGTCAAACCAGACTGGTATTAATTCCAAGTGACAGTGCTGATACCAAAGAATTATGTGTGCCTCAAGAGTGGGTAGATAATCCCAAATGGGCTGCTGACTATTATATCGCAGTGCCGATAAATTTGGATGAAGATGAGGATGAGTGTTCGTTGCAAGTTTGCGGTTTCACCACGCATCGAAAATTAAAAAATGATGGCAAATATCACCACAAAGAACGCACTTATTCTTTGCCAATAGAAGCGTTAACCGAAAATTTATCTGTGATGCAGATTACGTTTGGATTATCTGTGCGAGAAGAAGTTACAGAATTGCCGATTTTATCTGAAGCAGAAGTCACAAAATTATTGCAAGTTTTAGGCGATTCTTCTCTCTATTCACCCCGGTTGCAAATTGATGTACCTTTTGAAAAATGGGCGGCATTGTTAGGAAATGATCAATGGAGACAGCAACTTTATAACCGAAGAATGGGCGATTTTGTTGAAGCACCTAGCACTCCATCCCCGAACAATTTAAGTCAATGGTTTCAGAGTATATTCAATGCCGGCTGGCAGGAAATGGAAGAAGTTTTAGATATATTAGGCACACACCCAGCCAATTTAGCGTATAGAAATGCTGGCGTTAGAAAGCCGGCTTCTAACCAACAGGAGGCAATTTCCACACTCATTGAACTTTTACAAAATAGCCGAGATCAAGGAACTCAATTGAAAATTGTTGATTTATTGGGTCACATTGCGCCTAATAACGAAGATGCGATCCAAGCATTAACTAATTTGCTGAATAACACTCAGAATGAGAGAACTCGCCGGGAAGCATCTCTCAGCTTGAGGAAAATCACTCGCAGCCATTCTCAAGCCGGCATTAGAAGGGCTAAGATTATCGACTTAGGAATGCAACTGAACGAGCATCAAGTTGTACTGGTGGTAACACTGATGCCAGAAGCTCAAGAAAAAACTAACATTCATTTGCGGGTGTATCCTGTTGCTCAGCAAACGTATTTGCCGCCTAACTTGCACCTAATTGTAGTGGATGAATCTGGAGAAACTGTACTTTCTGTTCAATCAAGAAATTCTGACAATGCCATTCAACTCGAATTTAAGGGAGATCCGGGAGATTTTTTCAGTGTAAAGCTGGCACTTGAGGATGCCAATGTTACGGAAAACTTTGTGATTTAA
- a CDS encoding CHASE2 domain-containing protein produces MTKLAILEIGDGDFDRGFLVRLRIEDNGTSPTVMAGKLPPAPLLPQQYENWKSSYRESELGSYRKLEPIKGQTTHISISESASELYLSLNEWLNSSYWQFQPIRDKLVETFSQKKEETRFIIQTDEFQLWRLPWHLWDLLDGRYNVEPSLSRLTIEKKEFVPKFLKSKVKILVILGDSTDINVEADLELLKDRLPDAYIQPLIASRREQLSDELWEQSWDILFFAGHSSSESENYQGKLYINETESITIEDLKHGLENAIKQGLCLAIFNSCDGLGLARDLASLQMPAIIVMRERVPDEAAQKFLQYFLKAFAEDQKSLRSSVREARKRLLESLDNEYPCASWLPTLFDNPAEEPPTWIGLRKRNEEAKKRQKLWQVLAISLMITTLLMGLRTFGIFQTSELQTYDRFMQLRPSEPADSRLLIVAADRDDLENDEGYLLPDAKIAKLIEKLAQYQPAVIGLNIYRDRPQQPGNEALSAQLKNNKHLITICNFTVNTKGIEPPPASPLEQVGFDNLPKDSNSIYRRYLLFRTLNPTSTFDACNTHYSFSFQIAYRYLHKQGIQCNYNIRNDLYFRNTVFERLKRHSGAYQNFDDKGSQILINYRATSDIARKLTVRDILNSQFEPNWIQGKIVLIGGDDIFQNYEFNTPIGPLKGLFVQAHVISQMISAVLDTRPLIWWLPLWGEGILIWFWSFFGGIIVWYLQKSPLRLFLATALALTILSLLCLGFFLQGAWLPLVPSAFALMTTGTVVAVASKFQTRS; encoded by the coding sequence ATGACTAAGCTAGCAATTTTAGAAATTGGCGACGGCGACTTTGATAGAGGTTTTCTGGTAAGACTACGAATTGAGGATAATGGCACATCCCCTACCGTGATGGCTGGTAAACTGCCGCCGGCACCCCTGCTTCCTCAACAATATGAGAATTGGAAATCAAGCTATCGTGAAAGCGAGTTGGGTTCTTATCGAAAACTGGAACCCATCAAAGGGCAAACTACTCATATTTCAATTTCTGAATCAGCGTCAGAGTTATATTTGAGTCTCAATGAGTGGCTGAATTCTAGCTATTGGCAATTTCAACCGATTAGGGATAAATTGGTAGAAACCTTCAGCCAGAAAAAAGAAGAAACCAGGTTTATTATCCAAACAGATGAATTTCAACTTTGGCGACTGCCTTGGCATCTTTGGGATCTTTTAGATGGTCGTTATAACGTTGAACCGAGTTTAAGCCGGCTCACGATAGAAAAAAAAGAATTTGTGCCGAAATTTCTCAAATCTAAAGTCAAAATTTTAGTAATTTTGGGCGATAGCACAGATATCAATGTGGAAGCTGATTTAGAGTTGCTCAAAGATCGATTGCCGGATGCCTATATACAACCACTTATTGCAAGCCGGCGCGAACAGTTAAGTGATGAACTTTGGGAGCAAAGCTGGGATATTTTGTTCTTTGCCGGCCATAGTTCTAGCGAATCAGAAAATTACCAAGGAAAGTTGTATATTAATGAAACTGAAAGCATCACCATTGAAGATTTAAAGCATGGTCTAGAAAATGCCATTAAACAAGGTCTTTGTTTAGCGATTTTTAACTCTTGTGATGGGTTAGGGTTAGCCAGAGATTTGGCTTCTCTACAAATGCCGGCAATTATTGTCATGCGTGAAAGAGTGCCGGATGAAGCAGCGCAGAAGTTTTTACAATATTTTCTTAAGGCATTTGCAGAAGATCAAAAATCTTTACGCAGTTCCGTGCGAGAAGCAAGAAAAAGGTTGCTTGAAAGTCTTGATAATGAGTATCCCTGTGCGAGTTGGTTGCCCACACTTTTTGATAATCCGGCTGAAGAACCGCCCACTTGGATAGGCTTGCGAAAGCGTAATGAAGAAGCTAAAAAACGGCAGAAACTTTGGCAGGTATTGGCGATAAGCTTAATGATAACAACCCTATTAATGGGATTAAGAACATTTGGTATTTTTCAAACATCAGAACTGCAAACCTATGATCGATTCATGCAGTTGCGCCCCTCTGAGCCGGCTGATTCTCGTCTTCTAATCGTTGCAGCAGATCGCGATGATCTTGAGAATGATGAAGGTTATCTCCTGCCAGATGCTAAAATTGCGAAACTAATAGAGAAACTCGCTCAGTATCAACCGGCAGTCATTGGCTTAAATATCTATCGTGATCGACCTCAGCAGCCCGGAAATGAAGCCTTATCAGCTCAATTAAAAAATAACAAGCATCTAATTACTATCTGTAACTTTACTGTTAATACAAAAGGAATTGAACCCCCGCCAGCAAGCCCGCTTGAACAAGTCGGCTTTGATAATTTACCCAAAGATTCAAACTCAATTTACCGCCGATATTTATTATTTCGCACTCTCAATCCTACTTCTACTTTTGATGCTTGCAATACCCACTATTCTTTTAGTTTTCAAATTGCCTATAGATATCTGCATAAACAAGGAATTCAATGCAATTACAATATTAGGAATGATTTGTATTTCCGCAATACCGTTTTTGAAAGATTAAAACGCCATAGTGGCGCTTATCAAAATTTTGATGACAAGGGCAGCCAAATTCTAATTAATTATCGCGCTACGTCTGACATTGCCCGAAAGCTGACAGTCCGAGACATTCTAAATAGTCAATTTGAGCCAAACTGGATTCAAGGAAAAATTGTTCTAATTGGTGGAGATGATATTTTTCAAAACTATGAATTTAACACACCCATTGGCCCACTGAAAGGGTTATTTGTTCAGGCACACGTAATCAGTCAAATGATTAGTGCCGTATTAGATACGCGTCCTCTGATATGGTGGTTGCCTTTGTGGGGCGAGGGGATTTTGATTTGGTTTTGGTCATTCTTTGGTGGAATAATTGTTTGGTATTTGCAAAAATCACCCTTGCGGCTGTTCCTGGCAACGGCGCTTGCCTTAACTATTTTATCGCTGCTCTGTTTGGGTTTCTTTTTACAAGGCGCTTGGCTGCCGCTTGTCCCTTCAGCATTCGCCTTAATGACCACCGGCACAGTTGTGGCAGTCGCCAGTAAATTTCAAACGCGATCCTAA
- a CDS encoding DUF928 domain-containing protein, with translation MKPLFSSIKLAVFITLGMIAGFTHNALAIPTQSIIKISQAPPPVPPVGTPDGPQKGSGTRPPDSKCPAVSNAPVSFFSTKAETIAESPTFLFYIPYASKDIAFVSFVILDDQDKVIQNSEKIQIPETPGFINLHLPPGFQPLEIGKLYRWYLSIHCDPQKLEDGIFFEGAIHRISPSSEFIEQLQEASPKERIIRYRQAGYWYKALSLLTELRSKNPNDPELKAIWNELLTSPDYSEIVDEPINPSINLD, from the coding sequence ATGAAACCACTTTTCTCGTCCATAAAACTTGCAGTTTTTATTACTTTGGGAATGATTGCCGGCTTCACACACAACGCCTTAGCAATTCCAACGCAGTCAATCATTAAAATTAGCCAAGCCCCACCGCCAGTGCCCCCTGTAGGCACACCGGACGGCCCTCAAAAAGGCAGTGGAACTCGTCCACCTGATTCTAAATGTCCGGCTGTCAGTAATGCTCCGGTTTCCTTTTTCAGTACCAAGGCAGAAACAATTGCCGAATCTCCTACCTTTTTGTTTTATATTCCCTATGCATCCAAAGATATCGCCTTTGTAAGTTTTGTAATTTTGGATGATCAAGATAAGGTTATTCAAAATTCAGAGAAGATACAAATACCAGAAACACCAGGGTTTATTAACTTGCATCTTCCTCCTGGCTTTCAACCTCTGGAAATTGGCAAGCTTTATCGCTGGTATCTCTCAATTCATTGTGATCCGCAAAAGCTAGAAGATGGTATTTTCTTTGAGGGAGCAATTCACAGAATTTCACCCAGTTCCGAGTTCATTGAGCAGTTACAAGAAGCCTCACCTAAAGAGCGTATTATTCGTTACCGACAAGCCGGCTATTGGTATAAAGCCCTTAGCCTTCTAACTGAACTTCGCAGCAAAAATCCCAATGATCCTGAGCTTAAAGCTATCTGGAATGAATTACTAACTTCACCTGACTACAGTGAAATAGTTGATGAACCGATTAATCCATCCATTAACCTTGATTAA
- a CDS encoding NAD+ synthase has product MKIAIAQLNPTVGDLTGNAQQILSAARKAAENNVRLLLTPELSLCGYPPRDLLLAPSFVEEMSVVLQQLAQDLPASIAVLVGTVDPNPRVSLTGGKPLFNSIALLEKGSVRQMFHKRLLPTYDVFDEYRYFEPAGESNFFTLDDVRIGVTICEDLWNDEEFWGKRTYATNPIADLAQLGVDLLINLSASPYSVGKHKLRESMLRHTATRFKQPIIYTNQVGGNDDLIFDGGSVAFNRAGEVVCRAGAFVVDFVQIEFDETQHDILPASIVQPPENEDAEIFSALVLGVRDYARKCGFSKVVIGLSGGIDSSLVAAIAVEALGKENVLGILMPSPYSSAHSVTDALKLAENLGIQTHTLAIGELMKDYDKTLADVFAGTAFGIAEENLQSRIRGNLLMAISNKFGHLLISTGNKSEMAVGYCTLYGDMNGGLAAIADVPKTRVYSICRWLNNSWKAEEVGNGGTKEIIPENVIVKPPSAELKPGQVDQDSLPDYDTLDDILHRFIHNHESPADIVAAGHESAVVERVVKLVNIAEFKRRQAPPGLKVTDRAFGTGWRMPIASKRSALTAQLHKPASVSS; this is encoded by the coding sequence ATGAAGATTGCAATTGCCCAACTCAATCCCACAGTCGGTGATTTAACCGGCAACGCTCAGCAGATTTTGAGTGCTGCGAGAAAGGCTGCTGAAAATAATGTTCGTTTATTGCTAACGCCAGAGTTATCTTTATGCGGTTATCCCCCACGAGATTTACTGTTAGCGCCGAGTTTCGTTGAGGAGATGTCAGTCGTTTTGCAGCAGTTAGCGCAAGATCTGCCGGCATCTATTGCAGTATTGGTAGGAACAGTCGATCCGAATCCGCGAGTGAGTCTTACTGGCGGCAAGCCTTTATTTAATAGCATTGCTTTGCTAGAAAAAGGCAGTGTGCGGCAGATGTTTCACAAGCGTTTGTTGCCTACTTATGATGTTTTTGATGAGTATCGCTATTTTGAGCCGGCTGGTGAAAGCAACTTTTTTACCCTAGATGATGTCCGCATTGGAGTCACAATTTGCGAGGATTTGTGGAATGACGAGGAATTTTGGGGAAAGCGTACTTATGCCACGAATCCAATTGCTGACTTAGCTCAACTTGGTGTCGATTTGCTCATTAACTTATCGGCTTCGCCTTACAGTGTAGGAAAGCACAAATTGCGAGAGTCAATGTTGCGGCATACAGCGACACGCTTCAAGCAACCAATCATTTATACGAATCAAGTTGGGGGAAATGACGACTTAATTTTTGATGGTGGCAGTGTGGCGTTTAACCGTGCCGGTGAAGTCGTGTGTCGTGCCGGCGCGTTTGTGGTGGATTTCGTGCAAATAGAATTTGATGAAACCCAGCACGATATTTTGCCGGCATCCATCGTGCAGCCACCAGAAAATGAAGACGCAGAAATCTTTTCTGCATTAGTTTTAGGCGTGCGAGATTATGCGCGTAAATGTGGTTTTTCTAAGGTTGTCATTGGCTTAAGTGGCGGAATTGATTCATCTTTGGTAGCAGCAATTGCGGTGGAAGCTTTAGGGAAAGAAAACGTCCTCGGCATTCTCATGCCATCTCCTTACAGTTCAGCTCATTCTGTAACAGATGCGCTGAAATTAGCAGAAAATTTGGGAATTCAGACTCACACTTTGGCTATCGGTGAGTTAATGAAAGATTACGATAAAACACTGGCTGATGTGTTTGCCGGCACTGCTTTTGGTATTGCAGAAGAAAACTTGCAATCTCGAATTCGTGGAAACTTATTAATGGCAATTTCTAACAAATTCGGTCATTTACTGATTTCCACCGGCAACAAATCAGAAATGGCAGTAGGTTACTGCACCCTTTACGGTGATATGAATGGCGGATTGGCTGCAATTGCCGACGTGCCAAAAACGCGGGTTTATTCTATCTGCCGGTGGCTTAATAATAGCTGGAAAGCTGAGGAGGTGGGGAACGGTGGAACCAAGGAAATTATTCCAGAAAATGTGATTGTGAAGCCACCCAGCGCTGAACTAAAACCTGGTCAAGTCGATCAAGATTCATTGCCAGATTATGATACTTTAGATGATATTTTGCATCGATTTATCCACAATCATGAATCTCCGGCTGATATTGTTGCGGCGGGACACGAAAGCGCTGTCGTTGAGCGAGTAGTGAAGCTGGTAAATATTGCGGAATTTAAGCGCCGGCAAGCGCCTCCGGGATTAAAAGTGACAGATCGCGCTTTTGGTACGGGTTGGCGGATGCCAATTGCCAGCAAGCGCAGTGCTTTGACAGCGCAGTTGCATAAACCAGCATCGGTTTCTTCTTGA
- a CDS encoding NUDIX domain-containing protein, with protein sequence MAVPVEKQGRTQSSLADFKVGVDNVIFSVDTAQNRLLVLLVMRQDEPFFGQWSLPGTLVRQGESLEDAAYRILAEKIRVQNLYLEQLYTFGGPGRDPRESPNSFGVRYLAVSYFALVRFEEAELIANGVAGIAWYPLDRVPQLAFDHNQILQYGYRRLRNKLEYSPVAFEVLPEVFTLSDLYQLYTTVLGENFSDYSNFRTRLLKLGFLYDTKVKVSRGAGRPATLYRFDAEAFARLKDKPLVFI encoded by the coding sequence ATGGCAGTGCCGGTGGAAAAACAAGGGCGAACACAAAGTTCACTAGCAGACTTCAAAGTTGGGGTCGATAATGTTATTTTCTCGGTTGATACGGCACAAAACCGGCTGCTAGTGTTGTTAGTTATGCGGCAAGACGAACCGTTTTTTGGTCAGTGGAGTCTGCCAGGAACACTTGTTCGTCAAGGAGAATCTCTTGAAGATGCTGCTTACCGAATTTTGGCTGAGAAAATTCGGGTACAAAATTTGTATTTAGAGCAGTTATACACCTTCGGGGGGCCGGGGCGCGATCCCAGAGAATCTCCAAATAGTTTTGGTGTGCGCTACCTTGCGGTTAGTTACTTTGCGCTAGTGCGGTTTGAGGAAGCCGAATTAATTGCGAATGGGGTTGCCGGTATTGCTTGGTATCCGCTTGATCGTGTGCCGCAACTTGCCTTTGATCACAATCAAATTTTGCAGTATGGCTACCGCCGGCTGCGAAATAAATTGGAATATAGTCCCGTTGCTTTTGAAGTGTTGCCCGAAGTATTTACTTTAAGTGACCTTTATCAACTTTACACAACAGTTTTGGGAGAAAATTTCTCAGATTACTCTAATTTCCGCACGCGTCTGCTGAAGTTGGGGTTTTTATATGATACGAAAGTTAAGGTTTCACGCGGTGCCGGTCGTCCGGCCACTTTATACCGATTTGATGCGGAAGCATTTGCACGATTAAAAGATAAGCCATTGGTTTTTATTTAA
- a CDS encoding nicotinate-nucleotide adenylyltransferase, translated as MVKIALFGTSADPPTIGHQKILGWLSQQFDEVAVWASDNPFKSHQTPLEHRERMLRLLIEDISPRRHNIAVHPELSSPRTLTTVERARSLWQNADFTLVIGSDLVSQLPRWYCVDELLQQVKLLVVPRSSYTLEEGDLEPLKQMGAQVAIADLTAPAVSSTAYRERGETEALTPPVEAYIHQEHLYVCKDALRSNLKH; from the coding sequence ATGGTTAAGATTGCTTTATTTGGGACAAGTGCTGATCCGCCAACAATTGGTCACCAAAAGATTCTCGGTTGGCTGTCTCAACAGTTTGATGAGGTGGCAGTTTGGGCGTCTGATAATCCGTTTAAATCTCATCAAACTCCGCTGGAACATCGAGAGAGAATGCTGCGGTTATTGATTGAGGATATTTCGCCGCGCCGGCATAATATTGCTGTTCATCCAGAACTGAGTAGTCCGAGGACTCTCACAACAGTAGAACGCGCTCGCTCTTTATGGCAAAATGCGGATTTTACTTTGGTAATTGGTTCGGATTTGGTGAGTCAGTTGCCTCGCTGGTATTGTGTTGATGAGTTGTTGCAACAAGTTAAATTATTGGTAGTGCCGAGATCGTCTTATACGTTAGAAGAGGGGGATTTAGAACCGCTGAAACAGATGGGCGCACAAGTGGCAATTGCGGATTTAACTGCGCCGGCTGTCTCTTCTACTGCATATCGTGAGAGAGGGGAGACGGAGGCATTAACGCCGCCGGTTGAGGCTTATATCCATCAAGAGCATTTGTATGTATGCAAAGATGCGCTTAGGTCGAATTTAAAACATTAG